The following are encoded in a window of Alosa sapidissima isolate fAloSap1 chromosome 12, fAloSap1.pri, whole genome shotgun sequence genomic DNA:
- the LOC121678151 gene encoding serine-rich adhesin for platelets-like isoform X10 gives MPVGKSKPCRRRSVIVPYGLKTWLECLAMAVAKECPKCMRRFIAKYCQELMEYRNENPMMDIRDLVLTYQSLRENRRSLKKHYHVDGQYSQFKCFSWCTTLSSCDAHNVQAEIQRTERTDDMGQSVAIETSTASKDLISCHSEDVSKAIGLYMSQPGKENEQGPSATTSEAIPDVVVHNKAPALVPTPNLSRAPSGDLQDGNVVEKELGCQATDRLTYQQSTDISRSPSEELLSEYEQLSDGEFEIGAQHVSAIAVRYLSETMMEYEQFSEGGFGIATQKISDVSLQEITSSEERMSDESYGSPKLSPMSSSESAVRVASPLQTVEFHHLRDNKHEIDVRASAEQLDLTSSCMLYRSSYDSLSEEEESAESATILERSHSEAVLRTISLEERLNRQEERSKEETYFSGVTDETLLDDGEEDADLVVLYEAPSDECVVSSENSEISADVCGDLSPTQEGASVSVHSSFMVTKGSVVMGTTPSVRCLTLSPVSSDVKKEVCASGNNLSSIPPSAVMELPDVSGDVNIPREEDMTSQHVATEIKRHIPLRPSSESINFASSWDQARLHSSSKPRVKDLSRLSSLTRQSNRTTLNEKEGSASGFTEDHLSTMAHTESSITVLFENSDEDVDDESESLAVAESLAEYHSIPEVVIVHKAPSFEELPETDEEDLHRSESSVGRPDSLSGAQGSQSSVTSPTMSVGAENTDGTPYVVIIHKAPSEKDLPDTPFTPGVENMVGSGSALAEDVARLPLVHDKLPPKAPHQSEEKSSEAETAANPPAKTLYDEVVGDALKTSESLRSPRLGPTSSCILEAAKDSDTTTHVVIIHKASSGEGFPEVSITSNVESVGPQSSLKWVPSANESVTSSGTQSLNERDKSVSSVTTKSPRLTPQRSKGDVSRTTSSDRLSVSASGLNEDIYEVQLSVDTEKDSVGQSVKDSVGTANSAERLRDSSCISGALEISERFNEMPVDDTLEMRTASLQQSSEGIQFSSISKDAEEADYSPNVVNISREKLPESGVTLGLLEKVPFAASKKTEDDTLDVHNSRIDTVFVGPSEAAEQRVAYVRTPSEDEISTDISVVIRSDSKLSPRHLSGDVSERVSSEHLQVSTSGLWSTPGMSAEDISEPTLSIQEVILDNTSGVVKCSSHIKLDREPSELTTTKESSTVTSSEKSVETSFDGTTEAKMASSQSSSERIQSNCILEAVEVAEIIPHVVIHKAPSGAELTETGSSCSLGHGSLSATDSLDVQKSVSGTSVVAPPESTEERVAYIRTPSQDEISGEVSVVIVRSPRVSPHHSIGDISKRASSEQLQVPNSGLASTPTVLVEDTTELLISHEDVSSEKTLDIAQCSSDSILEREEACEMATTRASPPPPTPSGQHIAEIVKSDERLKSPVLSPRSSWASEKLNEISVDGMLEVTLTSSQPSLECIQPPSMLKSADDSEMSPHMLIIQKEPSIVENPESDMTTGMLEVIPPAASKSSLDDLKHLAYDTLDVEKLGSDTAVVAPTEKEQTTIYKQILSQDEICAEVSVVRIRSPGLSPCHSSGDVSKRASTEQLQVSTSGLVSTPSVSAEDISEPTLSVEETSDVVKCSSHDDLERKPPELRTKEASSTVTENENSAETSFDGTTEAKMASLQSSSERIQSNCILEAVEVAEIIPHVVIIHKAPSGAELTETGSSCSLGHGSLSATDSLDVQKSVSGTSVVAPPESIEERIAYIRTPSQDEISGEVSVVIVRSPRVSPRHSIGDISKRASSEQLQVPTSGLASRVEDTTELLISHEDVSSEKTLDIAQCSSDSILEREEPCETATTRASPPPPTPSGQHIAEMVKSDKRLKSPVLSLISSCASEKSNKISVDGMLEVTLTSSQPSLESIQPPSMLKSADDSEMSPHILIIQKEPSIVENPESDMTTGVLVRIPPAASKIAQDDVKHLAYDTLDVEKSESDTAVVASPEKEQRTVYIRIPSQDEICAEVSVVSIKSPQLSPRHSSGNVSERVSTEHLQVSTSGLVSAPTVPTSAKDVSEDTFKMQANGIGSPITSSTFSEGSFHLDPSQGFSPVRSPSAILLKTKDHLKEAKISCEEMLAQDTTKILSQEKIPSPGLSPMVSEIIGVWCDNLSEEQQDETDESLEGLFLKWPRKACVSAESLDLETETDINEVAIVEEVHQQSSKTDFAENLKNTIPAATTISATALIAPSTRIPSKDSVEVMPTLSREKITFPRLSPKSSYVLQRSSPDGHQSRCLSPLSSSVRGHSPERLESPRSSPVTEFLSSVEWATQTSRSSLPIIDKATQMSRTSLLLISQASQTSRTLLAGAKQESRPSFPSVDQETQISWTLPQGIDKRTQISRTPVTSSDQGSQMSSVNLHNQGTQMIIPQEVSVTETTVDSRKLTCQSSSAGNWDDGKQSAHDISPGGFKEAEETQKDKIWTLYHLGQKNDEGLLSTQVLSEPPFNGEAYIRNFGTGAVLLSERRRERLKPLSAPIRGRLVSASAFKPGQRPSSLGPSEVVIRPPHPPSRSSSTLPDYVLVVDTETVNLDNFFNAPGTNQVQTNPLAWMSSQF, from the exons ATGCCGGTGGGAAAGTCCAAGCCATGTCGCCGGCGCAGTGTTATTGTTCCCTACGGACTCAAAACTTGGCTGGAATGTCTCGCCATGGCTGTAGCGAAGGAATGTCCCAAATGCATGAGGCGTTTCATTGCAAAGTACTGTCAAGAGCTCATGGAGTACAGAAATG AAAACCCCATGATGGACATCAGGGATCTTGTCTTAACATACCAGAGTTTAAGAG AGAACAGAAGATCTTTAAAAAAGCATTATCATGTGGATGGACAATATTCCCAATTTAAATGTTTTAGCTGGTGCACAACACTTTCTTCCTGTGATGCCCATAACGTCCAAGCAGAGATCCAAAGAACTGAACGGACAGATGATATGGGGCAGTCTGTGGCCATCGAGACATCTACCGCATCAAAAGATTTGATCAGTTGTCATTCCGAAGATGTCTCTAAAGCTATTGGGCTGTATATGAGTCAGCCTGGCAAAGAGAATGAACAAGGGCCTTCTGCTACCACCTCTGAAGCAATCCCTGATGTTGTGGTCCACAATAAGGCACCCGCGTTGGTACCCACACCAAATCTGAGCCGAGCTCCATCAGGGGACCTTCAGGATGGCAATGTGGTTGAGAAGGAATTAGGTTGCCAAGCTACAGACAGACTAACTTACCAACAAAGCACTGATATATCTAGAAGCCCCTCAGAAGAACTcttgagtgaatatgaacagcTTTCAGATGGTGAATTTGAGATTGGTGCACAGCATGTGTCGGCGATTGCAGTCAGATATCTGTCAGAAACCATGATGGAATATGAACAGTTTTCAGAGGGTGGATTTGGGATTGCTACACAAAAGATTTCCGATGTGTCATTGCAAGAAATAACCAGTAGTGAAGAAAGAATGTCAGATGAGAGTTATGGATCTCCAAAATTATCTCCCATGTCATCCAGTGAATCAG CTGTCCGAGTGGCATCACCTCTACAGACAGTTGAGTTCCATCATCTGAGAGACAACAAACATGAGATTGATGTGAGAGCATCTGCTGAACAACTTGATTTGACTTCAAGCTGCATGCTGTACAGATCCTCATATGACTCACTgtcagaggaggaggaatcgGCTGAATCGGCTACGATTTTAGAAAGGTCTCACAGCGAAGCAGTACTGAGGACGATCAGCCTGGAAGAGAGA CTGAACAGACAAGAAGAAAGATCAAAAGAGGAAACTTATTTTTCAGGAGTAACAGATGAAACTCTACTGGATGATGGTGAAGAGGATGCTGATTTAGTTGTCCTCTATGAAGCGCCCTCAGATGAATGTGTAGTTTCATCTGAGAATTCAGAAA TTTCAGCGGATGTGTGTGGAGACCTGTCGCCAACTCAGGAAGGCGCCTCAGTTTCTGTGCATTCCAGTTTCATGGTCACAAAAGGCAGTGTTGTAATGGGAACTACACCTTCAGTGCGATGTCTCACATTGTCTCCTGTGTCATCAGATGTTAAGA AAGAAGTTTGTGCGAGTGGAAATAACTTATCCAGTATCCCACCTTCAGCAGTTATGGAACTACCTGATGTCTCTGGAGATGTCAATATTCCAAGGGAAGAGGACATGACAAGTCAACATGTTGCCACTGAGATAAAGAGACACATCCCTTTGAGACCTTCTTCAGAGAGCATTAATTTTGCCTCAAGTTGGGACCAGGCCAGACTACATTCTAGTTCTAAGCCAAGAGTGAAAGACCTTTCAAGATTATCATCTCTAACAAGACAATCAAACAGAACTACATTAAATGAGAAAGAGGGTTCAGCAAGTGGTTTCACTGAAGACCATCTGAGCACAATGGCACATACAGAGTCTTCTATCACAGTACTCTTTGAGAATTCAGACGAAGATGTTGATGATGAAAGTGAATCCTTAGCTGTTGCTGAAAGTTTAGCAGAGTATCATTCCATTCCGGAGGTGGTGATTGTCCACAAAGCTCCATCATTTGAGGAACTGCCTGAGACAGATGAGGAGGACCTTCATAGATCAGAGTCCTCTGTGGGGAGGCCTGATTCTCTCAGTGGTGCACAGGGATCCCAATCTAGTGTAACGTCTCCCACAATGTCAG TGGGTGCTGAAAATACAGATGGGACACCATATGTGGTGATCATTCACAAAGCTCCTTCTGAGAAAGACCTTCCTGATACTCCGTTTACACCAGGAGTAGAAAATATGGTTGGATCTGGATCAGCTTTAG CAGAAGATGTCGCTAGATTACCATTGGTTCATGATAAACTACCACCAAAGGCGCCACATCAGTCAGAGGAGAAATCATCTGAAGCAGAAACGGCTGCAAATCCACCAGCAAAGACATTGTATGATGAGGTTGTTGGAGATGCATTGAAAACATCAGAGAGCCTTAGATCTCCTAGATTAGGACCAACGTCATCTTGCATATTAG AAGCTGCTAAAGACTCAGACACTACTACCCATGTGGTAATCATTCATAAAGCTTCCTCTGGCGAGGGTTTTCCTGAAGTTAGCATTACATCTAATGTTGAGAGTGTTGGGCCACAGTCCTCTCTGAAGTGGGTGCCATCAGCAAATGAAAGTGTGACCTCTTCTGGAACACAGAGTTTAAATGAAAGAGATAAAAGTGTCTCATCAGTGACAACCAAATCCCCAAGATTGACTCCGCAGCGTTCAAAGGGAGATGTTTCTAGAACAACATCATCAGATCGCCTCAGTGTTTCAGCCTCTGGCTTGAATGAAGATATCTATGAAGTTCAATTGAGTGTTGACACTGAAAAGGACTCTGTTGGACAAAGTGTAAAGGACTCTGTTGGAACAGCCAATTCAGCGGAGAGACTCAGAGACTCATCTTGCATATCTGGTGCACTCGAAATATCAG AGAGATTTAATGAAATGCCAGTTGATGATACACTTGAAATGAGAACAGCATCCTTACAACAAAGCTCCGAAGGAATTCAGTTCTCTTCCATATCAAAAGATGCTGAAGAGGCTGACTATTCACCTAATGTGGTAAACATCTCTAGAGAGAAACTTCCTGAATCTGGTGTAACATTGGGACTGTTGGAGAAAGTGCCGTTTGCGGCCTCCAAAAAAACAGAGGATGATACTTTGGATGTtcacaattcaagaattgacACGGTTTTTGTAGGCCCATCTGAAGCAGCAGAGCAAAGAGTTGCTTATGTAAGGACACCTAGTGAAGATGAAATCAGTACAGACATTTCAGTAGTTATCAGATCAGACTCAAAACTATCTCCTCGCCATTTAAGTGGAGATGTCTCTGAGAGAGTTTCCTCCGAGCACCTTCAGGTGTCAACCTCTGGCCTGTGGTCAACTCCTGGTATGTCAGCGGAAGACATTTCTGAACCAACTTTGAGTATTCAGGAAGTGATTTTAGACAACACATCAGGTGTAGTTAAATGTTCAAGCCACATTAAACTGGATAGGGAACCATCTGAATTGACAACAACGAAAGAATCTTCAACTGTTACATCAAGTG AAAAGTCAGTTGAAACTTCATTTGATGGTACAACTGAAGCTAAAATGGCGTCATCACAATCAAGTTCAGAAAGAATTCAGTCCAATTGCATTTTGGAGGCTGTTGAAGTGGCAGAAATTATTCCTCATGTGGTAATTCATAAGGCACCTTCTGGGGCAGAACTTACTGAAACTGGTAGTTCATGCTCATTAGGTCATGGAAGCCTTTCAGCCACCGATAGTTTAGATGTTCAGAAGTCAGTAAGTGGCACTTCTGTTGTAGCACCACCTGAATCAACAGAGGAAAGAGTTGCTTATATAAGGACACCCAGTCAAGATGAAATCAGTGGTGAAGTTTCAGTAGTTATAGTCAGATCCCCAAGAGTGTCTCCTCACCATTCAATTGGAGATATCTCTAAGAGAGCTTCCTCCGAGCAGCTTCAGGTGCCAAACTCTGGCCTGGCATCCACTCCCACAGTGTTAGTAGAAGACACTACTGAACTGCTGATAAGTCATGAGGACGTGTCTTCAGAGAAAACATTAGACATAGCTCAATGTTCAAGTGACAGTATATTAGAGAGGGAGGAGGCATGCGAGATGGCAACAACCAgagcatcaccaccaccacctacacCAAGTGGCCAGCACATCGCTGAGATAGTGAAGTCAGATGAGAGACTCAAATCTCCAGTGTTATCCCCCAGATCGTCATGGGCATCTG agaaattaaatgaaatttcAGTTGATGGTATGCTTGAAGTGACGTTGACATCTTCACAGCCAAGCTTAGAATGTATTCAACCCCCTTCCATGTTGAAAAGTGCCGACGATTCAGAAATGAGTCCTCATATGTTGATCATTCAGAAGGAACCCTCAATAGTGGAAAATCCTGAATCTGATATGACAACAGGGATGTTGGAGGTAATACCACCTGCAGCTTCCAAAAGTTCACTGGATGATTTAAAACATTTAGCCTATGACACTTTGGATGTTGAGAAGTTAGGAAGTGACACTGCTGTCGTAGCACCAACTGAAAAAGAGCAAACAACTATTTATAAACAGATACTTAGTCAAGATGAAATATGTGCTGAAGTTTCAGTAGTAAGAATCAGATCTCCAGGATTGTCTCCTTGCCATTCAAGTGGAGATGTCTCTAAGAGAGCTTCCACAGAGCAGCTTCAGGTGTCAACCTCTGGCCTGGTGTCAACTCCCAGTGTGTCAGCAGAAGACATTTCTGAACCAACTTTGAGTGTTGAGGAAACATCAGATGTAGTTAAATGTTCAAGCCACGATGACCTAGAGAGGAAACCCCCGGAACTGAGAACAAAGGAAGCATCTTCAACTGTTACAGAAAATG AAAATTCAGCTGAAACTTCATTTGATGGTACAACTGAAGCTAAAATGGCATCGTTACAATCAAGTTCAGAAAGAATTCAGTCTAATTGCATCTTGGAGGCTGTTGAAGTGGCAGAAATTATTCCTCATGTGGTAATTATTCACAAGGCACCTTCTGGGGCAGAACTTACTGAAACTGGTAGTTCATGCTCACTAGGTCATGGAAGTCTTTCAGCCACCGATAGTTTAGATGTTCAGAAGTCAGTAAGTGGCACTTCTGTTGTAGCACCACCTGAATCAATAGAGGAAAGAATTGCTTATATAAGGACACCCAGTCAAGATGAAATCAGTGGTGAAGTTTCAGTAGTTATAGTCAGATCCCCAAGAGTGTCTCCTCGCCATTCAATTGGAGATATCTCTAAGAGAGCTTCCTCCGAGCAGCTTCAGGTGCCAACCTCTGGCCTGGCATCAAGAGTAGAAGACACTACTGAACTGCTGATAAGTCATGAGGACGTGTCTTCAGAGAAAACATTAGACATAGCTCAATGTTCAAGTGACAGTATATTAGAGAGGGAGGAGCCATGCGAGACGGCAACAACCAgagcatcaccaccaccacctacacCAAGTGGCCAGCACATCGCTGAGATGGTGAAGTCAGACAAGAGACTCAAATCTCCAGTGTTATCCCTCATTTCATCATGTGCATCTG AGAAATCAAATAAAATTTCAGTTGATGGTATGCTTGAAGTGACGTTGACATCTTCACAGCCAAGCTTAGAAAGTATTCAACCCCCTTCCATGTTGAAAAGCGCTGACGATTCAGAAATGAGTCCTCATATTTTGATTATTCAGAAGGAACCCTCAATAGTGGAAAATCCTGAATCTGATATGACAACAGGGGTGTTGGTGAGAATACCACCTGCAGCTTCCAAAATTGCACAGGATGATGTAAAACATTTAGCCTATGACACTTTGGATGTTGAGAAGTCAGAAAGTGACACTGCTGTCGTGGCATCACCTGAAAAAGAACAAAGAACTGTTTATATACGGATACCTAGTCAAGATGAAATATGTGCTGAAGTTTCAGTAGTAAGTATCAAATCTCCACAATTGTCTCCTCGCCATTCAAGTGGAAATGTCTCTGAGAGAGTTTCCACAGAGCACCTTCAAGTGTCAACCTCTGGCCTGGTGTCAGCTCCCACTGTCCCAACGTCAGCAAAAGACGTTTCAGAGGACACTTTCAAGATGCAAGCAAATGGAATTGGATCTCCCATAACATCATCAACATTCAGTGAAGGATCTTTTCACCTGGATCCATCACAGGGTTTCAGCCCAGTCAGAAGTCCCTCTGCTATCCTTCTAAAAACAAAAGATCATCTGAAAGAAGCTAAAATATCTTGTGAGGAGATGCTGGCACAGGACACAACTAAAATATTGTCTCAAGAAAAGATTCCATCCCCAGGATTATCCCCTATGGTCTCTGAAATTATAGGTGTCTGGTGTG ACAATTTATCTGAAGAGCAGCAGGATGAAACGGATGAATCACTGGAAGGCCTGTTCCTTAAGTGGCCTAGAAAAGCATGTGTGTCAG CAGAGTCATTGGACTTGGAAACTGAAACTGACATAAATGAAGTGGCAATTGTGGAGGAAGTGCATCAGCAGTCTTCCAAAACCGACTTCGCTGAAAATCTAAAAAACACCATACCTGCTGCAACAACAATATCTGCTACAGCCTTGATAGCACCTTCTACTAGAATACCAAGTAAAGACAGTGTAGAGGTGATGCCAACACTATCAAGAGAGAAAATCACATTTCCTAGATTGTCTCCTAAATCATCCTATGTTCTAC AGAGGTCGTCTCCTGATGGACATCAAAGCAGATGTCTATCACCACTGTCAAGCAGCGTAAGAGGCCATTCCCCAGAGAGACTGGAATCTCCTCGGTCATCGCCAGTCACAG AGTTTCTGTCCTCAGTTGAATGGGCAACACAGACTTCCAGATCATCACTCCCTATTATTGATAAAGCCACACAGATGTCTAGAACCTCACTCCTATTAATCAGTCAAGCCTCTCAAACATCAAGAACACTGCTAGCAGGGGCTAAGCAAGAATCAAGACCATCATTTCCATCTGTTGATCAAGAGACTCAGATATCCTGGACATTGCCTCAGGGTATTGATAAGAGAACTCAGATATCAAGAACACCAGTGACATCTTCTGACCAGGGCTCACAAATGTCATCAGTCAATCTGCACAATCAGGGCACACAGATGATTATTCCGCAAGAGGTGTCAGTAACTGAAACGACTGTTGACTCAAGGAAATTGACTTGCCAATCCTCATCAGCTGGTAATTGGG ATGATGGAAAGCAGTCTGCACATGATATCAGTCCTGGAGGTTTTAAGGAGGCTGAAGAAACGCAGAAGGATAAGATATGGACTCTCTACCACTTAGGACAAAAGAACGATGAAGGGTTGTTGTCCACACAAGTACTGTCTGAACCTCCATTTAATGGAGAGGCCTACATCCGAAACTTTGGGACAGGGGCTGTCCTTCTCTCAGAGCGGcgtagagagagactgaaaccaCTTTCAGCCCCTATTAGGGGGAGGCTAGTTTCAGCCAGTGCTTTTAAGCCTGGGCAGAGGCCATCCTCCCTCGGACCTAGTGAAGTGGTCATCCGGCCCCCTCATCCACCAAGCAGGTCCTCCTCAACTCTGCCTGACTATGTGTTGGTGGTGGACACTGAGACTGTTAATCTGGACAATTTCTTTAATGCACCAGGAACAAACCAAGTCCAAACAAATCCCTTGGCTTGGATGTCCAGTCAATTTTGA